One Candidatus Flexicrinis proximus DNA window includes the following coding sequences:
- the ltaE gene encoding low-specificity L-threonine aldolase — protein MQTIDFRSDTVSHPTPKMREAMANAPVGDDVYGEDPTVLQLEADAAELCGKEAGLFVTSGTQGNLISVLVHCGRGEEAIIGDKAHTFVYEGGGIAALGGVIPHTVPVHSDGTMALDDIRRAIRADNVHFPRTRLIALENTQGTVGGMPVSLEYTHQVAEIARANKLRLHIDGARIFNAAAALNTTAKALVAEADSMTFCLSKGLCAPVGSIIVGDRAFIREAHRMRKLLGGGMRQVGVIAAAGLVAIREMIERIPEDHANARTLAEGLVTIPHISLDLGRVKTNFVMFDLLESAPLTPDQFVERLQRDFNILMRPYPGFKRTFRAVTHYWITPERIDSTLAAIRTLLA, from the coding sequence ATGCAGACGATAGATTTCCGCAGTGATACGGTAAGCCATCCTACGCCGAAAATGCGTGAGGCAATGGCCAACGCCCCCGTAGGCGACGATGTCTACGGTGAAGACCCGACCGTATTGCAGCTTGAAGCGGATGCCGCCGAACTCTGCGGCAAAGAAGCCGGCCTATTTGTTACCAGCGGCACCCAGGGAAATCTGATCTCGGTTCTCGTCCATTGCGGGCGCGGCGAGGAAGCCATTATCGGCGACAAAGCGCATACCTTTGTCTATGAAGGGGGTGGCATCGCGGCTCTGGGCGGCGTTATCCCACACACGGTTCCGGTCCATTCCGACGGCACAATGGCGCTCGATGACATACGCCGCGCAATTCGAGCCGACAACGTTCACTTTCCGCGTACGCGCCTGATCGCCCTTGAGAATACGCAGGGGACTGTCGGCGGCATGCCCGTGTCGCTCGAATATACCCATCAGGTCGCCGAGATCGCCCGCGCGAACAAACTCAGGTTACATATCGACGGCGCACGGATCTTCAATGCTGCTGCGGCCTTGAATACAACCGCCAAGGCGCTGGTTGCAGAGGCCGATTCGATGACCTTTTGCCTGAGCAAGGGCCTGTGCGCTCCGGTCGGAAGCATCATCGTCGGCGACAGAGCGTTCATCAGGGAAGCTCACCGCATGCGCAAGCTTCTGGGCGGTGGCATGCGCCAGGTCGGCGTAATCGCGGCGGCCGGTCTGGTCGCGATCCGCGAGATGATCGAACGCATCCCAGAGGACCACGCGAACGCCCGAACACTGGCTGAAGGTTTGGTGACCATTCCCCATATTTCGCTTGATCTCGGCCGCGTCAAAACGAACTTCGTGATGTTCGATCTTCTGGAAAGTGCGCCGCTAACACCGGATCAGTTCGTTGAGCGCCTTCAGCGCGATTTCAATATCCTGATGCGGCCATACCCGGGCTTCAAACGAACATTCCGTGCCGTGACCCACTATTGGATCACGCCGGAACGCATTGACTCCACGCTCGCGGCGATTCGGACGCTCCTGGCATGA
- a CDS encoding GlsB/YeaQ/YmgE family stress response membrane protein, translated as MTIELSQLIVWLIIGAFAGAIAGILVRGRGQGPLVNVLVGLVGALIGGVIFNLLKINPDLGKLTFTGRDFLAALVGAVIFLVLIRWLKPRFL; from the coding sequence ATGACCATCGAATTGTCGCAGCTCATCGTCTGGTTGATTATCGGGGCGTTCGCCGGCGCTATCGCCGGAATATTGGTGCGGGGTCGTGGTCAGGGGCCGCTCGTCAACGTCCTTGTCGGGTTGGTCGGCGCGTTGATTGGCGGCGTCATTTTCAACTTGCTCAAGATCAATCCGGATCTCGGCAAACTCACCTTTACCGGGCGCGACTTTCTGGCGGCACTGGTCGGCGCGGTTATTTTCCTGGTCCTCATCCGCTGGCTTAAGCCGCGGTTTCTCTAG
- a CDS encoding phage tail protein produces the protein MTEHYVDSLVANEFSVELDGAPVDGVFRVSGLTLFKTTVDTPLVITKMVQRDAHAPFNKWLKDTLNAVGKVPTRTVSVTAVDDGVAVRRWAFTDAHIASVTYSDFDVSSAEMVEERILVNYGSVSHLWLTE, from the coding sequence ATGACTGAGCACTATGTAGACAGCCTGGTAGCGAACGAATTCTCAGTGGAATTGGATGGCGCGCCGGTAGACGGCGTGTTCCGTGTCTCGGGCCTGACCCTCTTCAAGACTACCGTGGATACGCCGCTCGTGATCACCAAAATGGTTCAGCGCGACGCACATGCCCCCTTCAACAAGTGGCTGAAGGACACGCTCAACGCAGTCGGCAAGGTTCCAACTCGCACGGTATCCGTCACTGCCGTCGATGATGGCGTCGCCGTTCGCAGGTGGGCATTCACCGACGCCCATATCGCCTCTGTCACTTATTCAGACTTCGATGTGTCCTCGGCGGAGATGGTAGAGGAGCGTATCCTGGTCAATTACGGTTCGGTCTCTCATCTTTGGCTGACGGAGTAG
- a CDS encoding DUF87 domain-containing protein — protein MKFIEAPTTFYMGRRYDPQANELTDDVVYYDSRDLTTHAVVLGMTGSGKTGLCITMLEEAILDDLPAIIIDPKGDITNLLLSFPDMNQAEFEPWVNVDDARRANMSVQQFASDEARRWKSGLSDWGIVPDRVRWLRKAARYSIYTPGSDAGLPISILASLAAPREGWAGNEEFLREKINAVTTALLALIGVNAEPVKDIEHVLIANIFEFNWQQHRDVSMLDLITQVKNPPFNMLGALTVEQAIDDRKRGKLAMALNNIIAAPSFKSWTSGDPLEIQRLLYQPNGRPRVTVFYLAHLPEAERMFIMTLILESIIGWMRQQSGTTSLRALLYIDELYGYFPPYPKNPPTKAPLMTLLKQARAYGLGLILSTQNPGDLDYKGLTNAGTWFIGRLQSEQDRDRVRSGLQALSEGGLDMREVEQLIAAIPPRVFVMRNVHDSDGAVMVHSRWAMSYLRGPLTRQQVQILMQPQKQQAPASPIPVSPRPHFAPPTGRSAMPPPPGMTPNTPSFGAQSAPPQNYAAAASPMPVAQQAAASPIPGFNMVRAPLAGTTAQYFYPVTVAAQQAVTSHEQRIGARVQVMGQPYLAYQPYLAAQASIRFSDKRANVYSGRQYAYLVSDFERAGLIQWEQHATEPVNPTQLLLEPQDANAIFGELAPGLADNKRMSDIKRDFVDMLYGTMRLVVPMNPALKVFANPDEDMAEFEARMRQVARESRDAEIDKVNQKFGTAMARLDERKQRKQLERRREEKELAARRRDEMFTGIESVLGFVRGRVGHTASRMSRVSRYSGQTSERLNESEFVIGDIERQQADLAAEFEEALRAVSEKWSAIVSQTQEYPISPLKKDIYLEMFGVGWLPLWAVNLSGQLVLLPAFA, from the coding sequence ATGAAATTCATCGAAGCCCCGACTACGTTCTACATGGGTCGCCGCTATGACCCGCAGGCCAATGAACTGACCGATGACGTCGTCTACTACGACAGCCGCGACCTGACCACGCATGCGGTTGTGCTGGGCATGACCGGCAGCGGCAAGACCGGCCTGTGTATCACCATGCTCGAAGAGGCAATCCTTGATGACCTGCCTGCGATAATCATCGATCCCAAAGGCGATATCACCAACCTTCTCCTCTCGTTCCCCGACATGAATCAGGCTGAGTTCGAGCCGTGGGTGAATGTCGACGACGCCCGGCGAGCCAATATGAGTGTCCAGCAGTTTGCCTCCGACGAAGCGCGCCGCTGGAAATCCGGGCTGTCGGACTGGGGGATTGTGCCGGACCGTGTTCGCTGGCTCCGGAAGGCTGCCCGTTACAGCATTTATACCCCCGGCTCCGATGCCGGCCTGCCGATCAGTATTCTGGCTTCGCTGGCAGCCCCGCGCGAAGGCTGGGCGGGCAATGAGGAATTCCTGCGTGAGAAAATCAATGCCGTGACGACCGCGCTCCTGGCCCTGATTGGCGTAAACGCCGAGCCGGTCAAGGACATCGAACACGTCTTAATCGCCAATATCTTCGAATTCAATTGGCAGCAGCACCGCGACGTCTCGATGCTTGACCTCATCACTCAGGTAAAGAATCCACCGTTTAACATGCTTGGCGCACTAACCGTTGAACAGGCTATCGACGATCGCAAACGCGGCAAACTGGCGATGGCGCTCAATAACATTATCGCTGCTCCTTCCTTCAAGTCCTGGACCAGTGGCGATCCGCTGGAGATCCAGCGCCTGCTCTATCAGCCCAATGGCCGCCCACGCGTAACCGTCTTTTACCTCGCCCACCTGCCGGAAGCCGAGCGCATGTTCATCATGACGCTCATCCTGGAATCGATCATCGGCTGGATGCGTCAGCAGAGTGGTACGACCAGCCTGCGTGCGCTGCTTTACATTGATGAGCTTTACGGCTATTTCCCGCCGTATCCTAAGAACCCCCCGACCAAGGCGCCCTTGATGACCCTCCTCAAGCAGGCGCGTGCCTACGGTCTCGGCCTGATCCTTTCGACCCAGAACCCCGGCGACCTCGACTACAAAGGGCTGACCAACGCCGGGACGTGGTTTATCGGGCGTCTGCAGTCCGAACAGGATCGTGATCGGGTGCGCTCCGGATTGCAGGCGTTGAGCGAAGGCGGCCTCGACATGCGCGAGGTCGAACAACTGATCGCCGCCATCCCGCCGCGTGTATTCGTCATGCGTAACGTCCACGACAGCGACGGCGCCGTAATGGTGCACAGCCGCTGGGCCATGAGCTATCTGCGTGGGCCGCTGACCCGTCAGCAGGTACAGATCCTCATGCAGCCGCAGAAGCAGCAGGCTCCTGCCTCGCCGATACCAGTCTCGCCTCGGCCCCACTTCGCCCCCCCCACCGGCCGAAGTGCAATGCCTCCGCCCCCGGGAATGACGCCCAATACCCCGAGTTTCGGCGCACAGTCGGCGCCGCCGCAAAACTACGCGGCAGCAGCTTCGCCGATGCCCGTCGCGCAGCAGGCTGCAGCCAGCCCGATCCCCGGCTTCAACATGGTACGCGCGCCGCTTGCCGGCACGACAGCGCAGTACTTCTACCCAGTCACCGTTGCGGCTCAACAGGCGGTCACGTCACATGAGCAGCGCATTGGCGCGCGTGTACAGGTCATGGGTCAGCCATACCTGGCCTATCAGCCGTATCTGGCGGCGCAGGCCTCGATCCGTTTTTCCGACAAGCGCGCCAATGTCTACAGCGGGCGGCAGTATGCCTATCTCGTTTCTGACTTCGAGCGCGCCGGCCTGATCCAGTGGGAGCAGCACGCCACCGAACCGGTGAATCCCACGCAGCTGCTCCTTGAACCGCAGGACGCTAATGCGATCTTCGGAGAACTTGCACCCGGACTTGCCGACAACAAGCGGATGTCGGACATAAAACGTGACTTCGTCGATATGCTTTACGGGACTATGCGCCTGGTTGTCCCCATGAATCCCGCCTTGAAAGTGTTCGCCAATCCCGACGAGGACATGGCTGAATTTGAGGCGCGTATGCGCCAGGTTGCCCGTGAATCCCGCGATGCGGAGATTGATAAGGTCAACCAGAAATTCGGTACCGCAATGGCTCGCCTCGACGAGCGCAAGCAGCGCAAGCAGTTGGAGCGCAGGCGTGAGGAAAAAGAACTGGCTGCGCGGCGCCGCGATGAGATGTTTACCGGGATCGAGAGCGTGCTCGGCTTTGTCCGCGGCCGGGTAGGGCATACCGCATCGCGCATGAGCCGCGTTTCCCGTTATTCAGGTCAAACCAGCGAACGGCTGAATGAAAGCGAATTCGTTATCGGCGATATCGAGCGTCAGCAGGCGGACCTCGCCGCTGAATTTGAGGAAGCACTCAGAGCGGTCAGCGAAAAGTGGTCGGCCATCGTCAGCCAGACTCAGGAATACCCGATTTCGCCGCTCAAGAAGGACATCTATCTGGAGATGTTTGGCGTGGGCTGGCTGCCGTTGTGGGCGGTAAATCTGAGCGGACAGCTCGTGCTACTTCCGGCTTTCGCGTGA
- a CDS encoding sulfite exporter TauE/SafE family protein, whose protein sequence is MDALLLYAVIGFVCQMIDGSLGMGYKATSSTLLLSTGLPPIAASAATHTAGIFTSAASGYAHYRLGNLNKRLLFRLSVAGILGGVIGALMLSRIPTNVIKPVIALYLACLGALILYRAWGSDTLKWRRTSTPMLGTVGGFLDSIGGGGWGPIVTGTLVVNGNNPRKTIGTVSIAEFFVTLAQAATFATVVHNMEWTPVFGLIIGGVPAAPFAAWLCKRIPVRRLMVLVGGLIVVLSARTLILAFGA, encoded by the coding sequence TTGGACGCACTATTACTGTACGCCGTGATCGGATTCGTATGCCAGATGATCGATGGCAGTTTGGGCATGGGCTACAAGGCCACGTCCAGTACGCTGCTGTTGAGCACCGGACTGCCCCCGATCGCAGCAAGCGCGGCCACACACACCGCAGGGATCTTCACCAGCGCCGCATCTGGTTACGCGCATTACCGGCTCGGCAATCTGAATAAGCGCCTTCTATTCCGTCTGTCGGTTGCCGGAATTCTGGGCGGCGTAATTGGTGCGCTGATGCTTTCGCGAATCCCAACAAACGTAATCAAGCCGGTCATCGCGCTGTATCTAGCCTGCCTGGGCGCCCTGATCCTATACCGTGCCTGGGGCAGCGATACACTTAAGTGGCGCCGGACTTCGACTCCAATGCTCGGCACCGTCGGGGGGTTCCTCGACTCGATTGGCGGCGGCGGATGGGGGCCGATTGTGACCGGGACGCTGGTCGTCAACGGCAATAACCCACGCAAAACGATCGGTACAGTCAGCATCGCGGAGTTCTTCGTCACCTTGGCCCAGGCGGCCACTTTTGCCACCGTCGTGCATAACATGGAATGGACGCCGGTGTTCGGATTGATCATCGGCGGCGTACCGGCTGCGCCGTTTGCGGCATGGTTGTGCAAACGCATCCCGGTTCGGCGCTTGATGGTACTGGTCGGTGGGCTTATAGTTGTCCTTAGCGCGCGGACACTCATCCTCGCCTTTGGAGCATAG
- the polX gene encoding DNA polymerase/3'-5' exonuclease PolX: protein MALTNSEIANLFERIADLLEIKGEIIHRVLSYRRAGESLYDLPRDLRSIAADGKLTEIPGIGKTLAEKIEELLETGKLQFYEKLTAEIPATLVDVMRVNGVGPKKAALFWKERGVTDLASLEAAARGGKLRDLPKMGEKSELNIIAGIESLGRRTGRTPLGHALPAATRMLEALTRLPQVLDGAIAGSIRRGRPTIGDVDLLVSVSTMDDAAAIMHSFVSQELAARILGHGPTKSSVELQNGLQVDLRVLEKIRWGTALAYFTGSQQHNIRMRERALERGLSLNEHAFSPVDDSRNIIEAAPKILCATEEEVSATVGLPWIPPELREDAGELEAAASGRLPHLISLNDIQSDLHMHTTWSDGRATVKQMAEAALALGRKYIVITDHSRGAVIANGLSIERVLAQQEEVRRVDAEMAGRIRVFHGTEMDILADGTLDFPDEVLEKLDFVVASLHVSLRQPREQITRRVLNAIENPHVDVIGHPRGQLIPDREGADLDMDAVFAAAAKSGTALEINSNPERLDLEAQYARRAVDLGIKLAINTDAHSVDHLHLLSYGITTARRGWVEPSSVINTLPADEFVTWTKGHGR, encoded by the coding sequence GTGGCCCTTACCAACAGCGAGATTGCCAACCTGTTCGAACGCATTGCAGACCTCCTTGAGATCAAGGGAGAGATCATCCACCGTGTGCTGAGCTACCGACGCGCGGGCGAGAGTTTGTATGATCTGCCACGCGACCTGCGATCGATTGCCGCCGACGGCAAGCTTACAGAGATCCCAGGCATTGGGAAAACACTGGCTGAAAAGATCGAGGAGCTGCTCGAAACCGGAAAGCTGCAGTTCTATGAGAAGCTTACGGCGGAGATTCCAGCCACGCTGGTCGATGTCATGCGGGTTAACGGTGTGGGGCCGAAGAAGGCCGCCCTTTTCTGGAAAGAACGCGGCGTGACCGATCTTGCCTCGCTGGAGGCGGCGGCGCGCGGCGGAAAGCTGCGTGATCTGCCGAAAATGGGCGAGAAATCCGAACTGAACATCATTGCAGGAATTGAGTCGCTGGGGAGACGCACCGGACGCACGCCGCTGGGGCATGCCCTGCCGGCTGCCACGAGGATGCTTGAAGCGCTGACAAGACTCCCACAGGTCCTCGACGGGGCAATCGCAGGGAGCATACGGCGCGGACGGCCAACCATCGGCGATGTCGACCTGCTGGTGTCTGTGTCTACGATGGACGACGCCGCCGCTATTATGCATTCGTTCGTGAGCCAGGAACTGGCCGCGCGCATTCTAGGCCACGGACCGACGAAAAGCTCGGTTGAACTGCAGAATGGGCTGCAGGTGGACCTGCGCGTGCTGGAAAAGATACGCTGGGGAACGGCGCTCGCCTATTTCACAGGGAGCCAGCAGCACAACATCCGGATGCGCGAGCGCGCACTTGAGCGTGGCCTAAGCCTGAACGAACACGCCTTCAGTCCGGTCGATGACAGCCGGAACATTATCGAAGCCGCCCCGAAGATCCTGTGCGCGACCGAGGAAGAAGTCTCCGCGACAGTAGGCCTGCCATGGATTCCACCCGAACTGCGCGAGGATGCGGGAGAACTGGAGGCTGCCGCGTCGGGTAGGCTGCCTCACCTGATTAGCCTCAACGACATTCAGTCCGACCTGCACATGCATACGACATGGAGTGACGGTCGCGCCACGGTCAAACAAATGGCTGAAGCGGCACTCGCTCTAGGCCGCAAATACATTGTGATCACGGATCATTCGCGCGGCGCGGTGATTGCCAACGGGCTATCGATCGAGCGGGTGCTGGCCCAACAGGAAGAAGTCCGGCGCGTGGACGCCGAGATGGCGGGCAGGATACGGGTATTCCACGGGACAGAGATGGATATCCTGGCGGACGGAACACTGGATTTTCCCGACGAGGTACTCGAAAAGCTGGATTTCGTCGTGGCGTCATTACACGTGAGCCTGCGGCAGCCACGCGAACAGATCACGCGGCGCGTCCTGAACGCGATCGAGAACCCGCATGTGGACGTGATCGGTCATCCGAGGGGACAACTGATCCCGGACCGCGAAGGGGCCGACCTCGATATGGATGCCGTGTTTGCCGCCGCCGCAAAGTCTGGAACAGCGCTTGAGATCAACAGTAATCCTGAGCGACTCGATCTTGAGGCGCAGTATGCGCGGCGCGCGGTCGACCTTGGGATCAAACTGGCGATCAATACCGATGCACATTCCGTTGACCACCTACACCTGCTGTCGTACGGGATCACGACCGCGCGGCGCGGCTGGGTGGAGCCGAGTTCTGTCATCAACACGCTGCCCGCCGATGAATTCGTGACTTGGACGAAGGGGCACGGGCGTTAA
- a CDS encoding Rdx family protein: MQSGSLAITLEYCAPCGYSQRAAALTQEIMSVREIEYHVRSWTLIPSSGGCFELTINGETVFSKKALGRHAEPNECLNLIQARLPTLMP; the protein is encoded by the coding sequence ATGCAAAGTGGATCACTTGCCATCACGCTGGAATACTGCGCGCCGTGCGGCTACAGTCAACGCGCCGCCGCGCTGACTCAAGAAATCATGTCCGTACGCGAGATCGAGTACCATGTCCGCTCGTGGACACTCATCCCAAGTTCAGGCGGGTGTTTCGAACTGACGATCAACGGCGAAACTGTGTTCAGCAAGAAGGCGCTGGGCCGGCACGCCGAGCCAAACGAGTGCCTAAACCTGATCCAGGCGCGGCTTCCGACACTGATGCCGTAA
- the ligA gene encoding NAD-dependent DNA ligase LigA, whose translation MTAAERAAELRRLLNEYSYHYYVQSAAIVSDAEYDVLYHELVALETEYPELATPDSPTQRAGSDLTGDFPKLSHPAPILSLSNCFNEQDLYDWEQRNLKLLASGTQLDYTLEPKLDGLTLVITYEDGLLTRAATRGNGLVGDDVTANVRTIRSVPLRIPRNPASGVEAPKKLVVRGEVMFLKKDFEALNEKQKELGLPLYVNARNTASGSLKQKDSRATASRPLTAYLYSIVEIVGNAPRSQWDTLGFLRDLGFHIPPESQHYPALSDIIQQIPNWISRRNQLQYEIDGLVIKINDLRIAGDLGIVGKDPRGATAFKFPSEEASTTIIGVTHNVGRSGKLTPTAQLEPVFVGGVTVVNATLHNYDFIKNLDIRIGDRVVIKRSGDVIPYVIGPIIEARDGDETPIEPPAYCPHCNTPTVQPEGAVDYFCPNLDCPERVFRQVEFFVSRGAMDIEGMGPQTVKLLIDRGLIHDEADVFTLTPEPLLEMEGFKQKRVDNLIASITAAKSRPLPQVLASLGIDGVGSTVAELLSAHFGTLDALSFAAPERIDDIEGIGPILAENIASWFADERHQRLIEKLKASGVIFAATAPVQESEKLAGLTFVLTGTLPTLSREDAEVLIKANGGKVAGSVSKKTSYLLMGEAAGSKADKARELGIHIVSEADLLQMVER comes from the coding sequence ATGACTGCCGCTGAACGTGCTGCTGAACTGCGCCGCCTGCTCAACGAATACAGCTATCACTATTACGTCCAAAGCGCTGCGATCGTGTCCGACGCAGAGTACGACGTGCTTTATCATGAGCTGGTGGCGCTGGAAACAGAATATCCCGAACTGGCCACGCCCGATTCACCCACGCAGCGGGCCGGGAGCGATCTGACCGGGGACTTTCCCAAACTCAGCCACCCTGCCCCTATTCTCAGCCTGTCGAACTGCTTCAACGAGCAGGATTTGTATGATTGGGAGCAGCGCAACCTGAAGCTTCTGGCAAGCGGAACACAGCTAGACTATACGCTTGAGCCGAAGCTGGACGGCCTAACCCTGGTTATCACCTATGAAGATGGCCTGCTCACACGGGCGGCCACGCGCGGAAATGGACTGGTCGGAGACGACGTTACGGCGAACGTGCGCACGATCAGAAGCGTGCCGCTGCGTATCCCACGGAATCCCGCATCCGGCGTGGAAGCGCCGAAGAAGCTGGTGGTACGCGGCGAAGTGATGTTCCTGAAAAAGGATTTCGAGGCGCTAAACGAAAAGCAAAAAGAACTGGGACTTCCGCTTTATGTCAATGCGCGAAATACCGCGTCGGGGTCTCTGAAGCAGAAGGATTCGCGCGCAACTGCATCACGCCCGCTGACCGCATATCTGTATTCGATTGTCGAGATCGTGGGAAATGCACCGCGCTCGCAGTGGGATACTTTGGGATTCCTGCGGGATTTGGGGTTCCATATCCCACCGGAAAGCCAACACTATCCAGCACTTTCCGACATTATCCAGCAGATTCCCAACTGGATATCCCGCAGAAACCAACTTCAGTACGAAATCGATGGGCTGGTGATCAAGATCAACGATCTGCGCATCGCAGGCGACTTGGGAATTGTGGGAAAAGATCCGCGCGGCGCGACCGCGTTTAAATTCCCGTCTGAGGAAGCCAGTACGACCATCATCGGTGTTACCCACAATGTGGGCCGATCGGGGAAACTTACCCCAACCGCCCAGCTTGAGCCGGTGTTTGTGGGGGGCGTGACGGTGGTCAATGCAACCCTGCACAACTACGACTTCATCAAGAATCTCGATATCAGAATCGGCGACCGGGTGGTCATCAAGCGCAGCGGCGATGTGATCCCCTACGTGATCGGGCCGATCATCGAGGCGCGGGACGGGGATGAAACACCGATCGAGCCGCCGGCGTACTGTCCACACTGCAACACGCCGACCGTGCAGCCCGAAGGCGCGGTGGATTATTTCTGCCCGAACCTGGACTGTCCCGAACGCGTCTTCCGTCAGGTAGAGTTCTTCGTATCGCGCGGGGCGATGGATATCGAGGGGATGGGACCACAGACGGTCAAACTGCTGATCGACCGCGGGTTAATCCATGACGAGGCCGATGTCTTTACACTGACTCCGGAACCGTTACTGGAAATGGAGGGATTCAAGCAGAAGCGGGTAGACAACCTGATCGCGTCTATCACGGCGGCGAAGTCCCGCCCGCTGCCGCAGGTGCTGGCCTCGCTGGGAATCGACGGTGTTGGCAGCACAGTGGCTGAGCTGCTCTCTGCTCACTTCGGCACACTGGATGCGCTGAGTTTCGCAGCACCGGAGAGAATCGACGATATCGAAGGCATCGGGCCGATCCTCGCCGAAAATATCGCATCATGGTTTGCGGATGAAAGGCATCAGCGGCTGATCGAGAAATTGAAGGCGTCCGGTGTGATATTTGCTGCCACAGCACCGGTACAAGAGTCGGAAAAACTGGCGGGCCTGACCTTCGTGCTGACCGGGACTCTGCCCACGCTCAGCCGGGAGGACGCGGAAGTGCTGATCAAAGCCAACGGGGGGAAAGTAGCCGGAAGCGTGAGCAAGAAAACCAGCTACCTGCTGATGGGCGAAGCCGCAGGCAGCAAGGCTGATAAGGCGCGCGAACTCGGCATTCATATTGTGAGTGAAGCTGATCTGCTGCAAATGGTCGAGAGGTAA
- a CDS encoding class I SAM-dependent rRNA methyltransferase: MADIIIKAGREKPIRNQHPWVFSGAIDNVRGNPEAGDTVNILASNGVFLGRGYYNPKSQIQARILTWDDEPVDTAWWHAMIQRAVAARSHRPQKGPRAVYRVINAENDFLPGLIVDRYGDWLVIQALTLGIDQRKHEIVKILAEMLEPKGIYERSDVDVRKLEGLRLESGNLWGEKPPERIEVQEMTRHWVDVRYGHKTGHYLDQAMNRNLLHGLVERIKPARMLNVFSYTGGFGVHGALAGAEVVNVDSSADVLDLARANFELNHLQAEYVEADAFTYLRESLERKDQYDVIVLDPPKFASNKQQVDKAARGYKDINLCAFRLIKSGGYLWTFSCSGAIDADLFQKIVFGALADAGRQGQILRHLGPGDDHPVALTFPEGAYLKGLLVRVY; encoded by the coding sequence ATGGCCGACATCATCATTAAGGCGGGTCGGGAGAAACCGATCCGCAATCAGCACCCGTGGGTATTCAGCGGCGCAATCGACAATGTTCGCGGGAACCCGGAAGCGGGCGATACCGTAAACATCCTCGCATCAAACGGGGTGTTTCTGGGTCGTGGGTATTACAACCCGAAATCTCAAATTCAGGCACGAATCCTCACCTGGGACGACGAACCGGTGGACACGGCGTGGTGGCACGCGATGATTCAGCGTGCGGTGGCCGCAAGGTCACACCGCCCGCAGAAGGGACCGCGAGCGGTTTATCGTGTGATCAACGCGGAGAATGACTTTCTACCGGGTCTGATCGTCGACCGCTATGGCGACTGGCTGGTGATCCAGGCTCTCACGTTGGGCATCGACCAGCGCAAACATGAGATCGTCAAAATCCTGGCCGAGATGCTGGAGCCAAAAGGTATTTACGAGCGGTCAGACGTGGATGTCCGCAAGCTGGAAGGGCTGCGGCTGGAATCGGGCAACCTGTGGGGCGAGAAACCCCCTGAGCGGATCGAAGTACAGGAGATGACGCGGCACTGGGTCGATGTGCGGTACGGACACAAGACGGGTCACTATCTCGATCAAGCGATGAACAGGAACCTGTTGCACGGACTGGTCGAACGCATCAAGCCAGCACGCATGCTCAACGTGTTCAGCTACACCGGCGGGTTCGGGGTACATGGCGCACTTGCGGGCGCGGAAGTCGTCAATGTCGATAGTTCGGCGGACGTGCTTGACCTGGCGCGGGCGAATTTCGAGCTGAATCATCTGCAGGCTGAATATGTGGAAGCAGACGCGTTCACCTACCTGCGCGAGTCGCTGGAACGTAAAGACCAATACGATGTGATTGTCCTCGACCCGCCAAAGTTCGCGTCCAACAAACAGCAGGTGGACAAGGCGGCGCGCGGTTACAAGGACATCAATCTGTGTGCGTTCCGGCTCATCAAGTCGGGCGGATACCTGTGGACGTTCTCATGCTCGGGCGCGATTGACGCCGATCTGTTTCAGAAGATCGTGTTCGGGGCGCTGGCCGATGCGGGACGTCAGGGGCAAATCCTGCGGCACCTAGGGCCAGGCGATGACCATCCGGTCGCGCTCACCTTCCCTGAAGGGGCATACCTCAAAGGTCTTCTGGTACGCGTCTACTAG